In Bradyrhizobium sp. 1(2017), one DNA window encodes the following:
- a CDS encoding ArsR/SmtB family transcription factor yields MDEVFKALADASRRSLLDRLHARNGQTLNELCEGLAMTRQAVTKHLAILEEANLVTAIRHGREKLHYLNPVPIHQIGERWIRKFERGKLAALSELKRQLEKRDE; encoded by the coding sequence ATGGATGAGGTCTTCAAAGCGCTCGCCGATGCGTCACGACGGTCGCTGCTGGACAGGCTTCACGCCAGGAATGGCCAGACGCTGAACGAGCTCTGCGAAGGCCTCGCGATGACGCGCCAGGCCGTGACCAAGCACCTTGCGATTCTGGAGGAGGCCAATCTCGTCACCGCCATCAGGCATGGCCGCGAGAAGCTGCACTATCTCAACCCCGTGCCGATCCATCAGATCGGCGAACGCTGGATCAGGAAATTCGAGCGCGGCAAGCTCGCCGCGCTCAGCGAGTTGAAACGTCAGTTGGAGAAACGCGATGAGTAA
- a CDS encoding DUF2189 domain-containing protein — translation MSISGKVDPVVRPVVATDIAEALVEGLRDFQALPFYGLCFGALYAAGGIAIMLCLTAFGMVYLVYPLAAGFALIGPFVAIGLYEVSRRRERGEPVSFGAIWSAIRSRSEIGWMAFVTLFVFVIWMYQVRLLIALLLGLNVSFSSLQEFMTVVLTTNEGLLFLAIGNAVGAVLSLILFSLTVVSFPLLLDRDVDFVTAMVTSVRAVVTSPLPMIGWAAVIVMLLIVSALPYFLGLVVTLPVLGHATWHLYRRLVVPV, via the coding sequence ATGTCGATCTCGGGCAAGGTCGATCCGGTGGTGCGTCCCGTCGTGGCGACCGACATCGCCGAGGCGCTCGTCGAGGGCCTGCGCGATTTCCAGGCGCTGCCGTTCTACGGCCTCTGCTTCGGTGCGCTCTATGCCGCCGGCGGCATCGCCATCATGCTCTGCCTCACCGCCTTCGGCATGGTCTATCTCGTCTATCCCCTGGCCGCCGGTTTCGCGCTGATCGGGCCGTTTGTCGCGATCGGTCTCTATGAGGTCAGCCGCCGCCGCGAGCGCGGCGAGCCCGTTTCCTTCGGCGCGATCTGGTCGGCGATACGCTCGCGCAGCGAGATCGGCTGGATGGCGTTCGTGACGCTGTTCGTGTTCGTGATCTGGATGTACCAGGTGCGACTCCTGATCGCGCTGCTGCTCGGCCTCAATGTCTCGTTCTCGAGCTTGCAGGAATTTATGACGGTGGTGCTGACAACCAATGAGGGCCTGCTGTTCCTCGCCATCGGAAATGCGGTCGGTGCCGTGCTGTCGCTGATCCTGTTCTCGCTCACCGTGGTGTCGTTTCCGCTGCTGCTCGACCGCGACGTCGATTTTGTCACAGCCATGGTGACGAGCGTGCGCGCCGTGGTGACGAGCCCGCTGCCGATGATCGGCTGGGCCGCGGTCATCGTGATGCTGCTGATCGTCTCGGCGCTGCCTTACTTCCTCGGCCTGGTCGTGACCCTGCCGGTGCTGGGGCATGCGACCTGGCATCTCTATCGGCGGCTGGTGGTGCCGGTCTGA
- a CDS encoding acyl-CoA synthetase, with amino-acid sequence MLTEATTYDELYRNFRWDVPARFNMAEACCDRHADGTGRLALIYVDENGATSRTSFDEIAEMSRRFANVLKADGLVRGDRVAVFLSQSLELPIAHMAAFRSGLISIPLFALFGEDALEFRLSNSQAKAIVTDEAGWEKLTKIRERLPYLQDIYVTSGAVHAGAKPFWPAIETASEDFANVDTSADDPALIIYTSGTTGNPKGALHAHRVVLGHLPNVEMCHNFLPRSGDLMWTPADWAWIGGLVNGLLAFWYHGIPLVGHRARKFEPQAAMQMMADLGVRNVFLPPTALKLMRQAGVRHPGVKLRSIFTGGESLGGELLGWVRETFGIDAHEVFGQTECNLVIGSNSNLFPIRPGSMGKATPGFDVRIVDDKGEEQKRGQRGIIGVRQPCPVTMLEYWRNPDATAKKYAGEFLLTGDLGVQDEDGYFWYVSREDDVITTAGYRVGPSEIEHTLMKHPSVAMAAVVGIPDPIRTESIKAWIVLRPGFTGSDALAREIQEFVKVQLAAHEYPRFVAFAETLPMTATGKVLRRELRAKG; translated from the coding sequence ATGCTGACCGAAGCCACAACCTACGACGAGCTCTATCGCAATTTCCGCTGGGATGTCCCGGCGCGCTTCAACATGGCGGAAGCCTGCTGCGACCGTCATGCGGACGGCACGGGCCGGCTCGCACTGATCTATGTCGACGAGAACGGCGCGACCTCGCGAACATCCTTCGACGAAATCGCCGAGATGTCGCGCCGCTTCGCCAATGTGCTGAAGGCGGATGGCCTCGTGCGTGGCGACCGTGTCGCGGTGTTCCTGTCGCAGTCGCTGGAGCTGCCGATCGCACATATGGCGGCGTTCCGCTCCGGCCTGATCTCGATCCCGCTGTTCGCGCTGTTCGGCGAGGACGCGCTGGAGTTCCGCCTGTCGAATTCGCAGGCGAAGGCGATCGTCACGGACGAGGCGGGCTGGGAGAAGCTCACCAAGATCCGCGAACGGCTACCCTATCTACAGGACATCTATGTCACGAGCGGCGCCGTCCATGCCGGCGCAAAGCCGTTCTGGCCAGCGATCGAAACCGCGTCCGAGGATTTTGCAAATGTCGACACCTCCGCCGACGATCCCGCGCTGATCATCTACACCTCGGGCACCACGGGCAATCCCAAGGGCGCGCTGCATGCGCACCGCGTCGTGCTCGGACACTTGCCGAATGTCGAGATGTGCCACAACTTCCTGCCGCGGTCCGGCGATCTCATGTGGACGCCGGCGGACTGGGCCTGGATCGGCGGCCTCGTCAACGGCCTGCTGGCGTTCTGGTATCACGGCATTCCCCTGGTCGGCCATCGCGCGCGCAAATTCGAGCCGCAGGCGGCGATGCAGATGATGGCCGATCTCGGCGTGCGCAACGTCTTCCTGCCGCCGACCGCACTGAAGCTCATGCGTCAGGCCGGCGTGAGGCATCCCGGCGTCAAGCTGCGCAGCATCTTTACGGGCGGTGAATCGCTCGGCGGCGAATTGCTCGGCTGGGTGCGCGAGACCTTCGGCATTGATGCGCATGAAGTGTTCGGCCAGACCGAGTGCAATCTCGTGATCGGCAGCAACTCAAATCTGTTTCCGATCCGCCCCGGGTCCATGGGCAAGGCGACGCCGGGTTTCGACGTTCGCATCGTCGACGACAAGGGCGAAGAGCAGAAGCGCGGGCAGCGCGGCATCATCGGCGTGCGCCAGCCCTGTCCCGTCACTATGCTCGAATACTGGCGCAACCCGGATGCGACGGCGAAGAAATATGCCGGCGAATTCCTGCTCACCGGCGATCTCGGCGTGCAGGACGAGGACGGCTATTTCTGGTATGTGAGCCGCGAGGACGACGTCATCACCACCGCCGGCTATCGTGTCGGTCCGTCCGAGATCGAGCACACGCTGATGAAGCATCCGTCGGTGGCGATGGCCGCGGTGGTCGGCATTCCCGATCCGATCCGCACCGAATCGATCAAGGCCTGGATCGTGCTGCGACCAGGCTTCACCGGCAGCGACGCACTCGCGCGCGAAATCCAGGAGTTCGTGAAGGTGCAGCTTGCCGCCCATGAGTATCCGCGCTTCGTCGCGTTCGCGGAGACGCTGCCGATGACCGCGACCGGCAAGGTGCTGCGGCGCGAGCTGCGGGCGAAGGGCTAG
- a CDS encoding LysE family translocator codes for MMSMQAYLAFVAACIALALLPGPIVTLVIANGLRHGTRAALTNVAGAQAGLAIVIGIVAVGLTSLMATMGYWFDWVRFAGAAYLIWLGIRLIWAPVEGVDVDAPPPPPRGGFFLQGFLVLLSNPKVLVFFGAFIPQFMDMNQPHFPQVALLGATFMVTAVVTDALYAIAAGRARKFFSARRTRMMSRISGGFMIGGGIWLALTRAK; via the coding sequence ATGATGTCCATGCAAGCCTACCTCGCCTTCGTCGCCGCCTGCATTGCGCTGGCGCTGCTACCGGGGCCGATCGTCACCCTCGTCATCGCCAACGGCCTGCGCCACGGCACTCGCGCAGCCCTCACCAACGTTGCGGGCGCGCAGGCCGGGCTTGCCATCGTCATCGGCATCGTCGCGGTCGGCTTGACCTCGCTGATGGCGACCATGGGCTACTGGTTCGACTGGGTGCGCTTTGCCGGCGCCGCCTATCTGATCTGGCTCGGCATCAGGCTGATCTGGGCACCGGTCGAGGGCGTGGACGTCGATGCGCCGCCTCCGCCGCCGCGCGGCGGCTTCTTCCTGCAGGGATTTCTGGTGCTGCTGTCGAACCCGAAGGTGCTGGTGTTCTTCGGCGCCTTCATTCCGCAGTTCATGGACATGAACCAGCCGCACTTTCCGCAGGTCGCGCTGCTGGGCGCGACCTTCATGGTCACGGCGGTCGTGACGGACGCGCTCTACGCCATCGCCGCCGGCCGCGCCCGAAAATTCTTCTCGGCGCGCCGCACGCGCATGATGTCGCGCATCTCCGGCGGCTTCATGATCGGCGGCGGCATCTGGCTGGCACTGACCAGGGCGAAGTGA
- the carA gene encoding glutamine-hydrolyzing carbamoyl-phosphate synthase small subunit: MTQHDNDPAWPDHKPTALLVLADGTVLEGFGLGAEGHAVGEVCFNTAMTGYEEILTDPSYAGQLITFTFPHIGNVGTNEEDIETVNMAATPGARGVILRTAITDPSNYRATKHLDQWLKARGIIGLSGIDTRALTALIRSKGMPNAVIAHSKSGEFDLHGLKEEAREWPGLEGMDLVPMVTSGQRFTWDETPWLWDEGFGRQEKPEFNVVAIDYGIKRNILRLLAGVGCKVTVVPATTSSEDILAMKPDGVFLSNGPGDPAATGKYAVPVIRDVIKSGTPTFGICLGHQMLGLAVGAKTKKMHQGHHGANHPVKDETTGKVEITSMNHGFAVDETTLPKGATQTHISLFDGSNCGIQLDGKPVFSVQYHPEASPGPRDSHYLFQRFADLMRQKKSA; the protein is encoded by the coding sequence ATGACACAACATGACAACGATCCCGCCTGGCCGGACCATAAACCGACCGCGCTCCTGGTGCTTGCCGATGGCACGGTGCTAGAAGGCTTCGGTCTCGGCGCCGAAGGGCATGCCGTCGGCGAGGTCTGCTTCAACACCGCGATGACCGGCTATGAGGAGATCCTGACCGATCCCTCCTATGCCGGCCAGCTCATCACCTTCACCTTCCCGCATATCGGCAATGTCGGTACCAACGAGGAAGACATCGAGACGGTGAACATGGCGGCGACACCCGGTGCGCGCGGCGTGATCCTGCGCACCGCGATCACCGATCCCTCGAACTACCGCGCCACCAAGCATCTCGACCAGTGGCTGAAGGCGCGCGGCATCATCGGCCTCTCCGGCATCGACACCCGCGCGCTGACCGCGCTGATCCGCTCCAAGGGCATGCCCAATGCCGTGATCGCGCATTCCAAGAGCGGCGAATTCGACCTGCATGGCCTCAAGGAAGAGGCGCGCGAATGGCCCGGCCTCGAAGGCATGGACCTCGTGCCGATGGTCACGTCCGGCCAGCGCTTCACCTGGGACGAGACGCCCTGGCTGTGGGACGAGGGCTTTGGCCGCCAGGAGAAGCCGGAGTTCAACGTCGTCGCCATCGACTACGGCATCAAGCGCAACATCCTGCGCCTGCTCGCCGGCGTCGGCTGCAAGGTGACGGTGGTGCCGGCGACGACGTCGTCCGAGGACATCCTGGCGATGAAGCCGGACGGCGTGTTCCTGTCCAACGGTCCGGGCGATCCGGCCGCGACCGGCAAATATGCCGTGCCCGTCATCCGGGACGTGATCAAGTCGGGCACGCCGACCTTCGGAATTTGTCTTGGCCACCAGATGCTCGGCCTCGCCGTCGGCGCCAAGACCAAGAAGATGCATCAGGGCCATCACGGCGCCAACCATCCCGTGAAGGACGAGACCACCGGCAAGGTCGAGATCACGTCGATGAACCACGGCTTTGCCGTGGACGAGACCACGCTGCCGAAGGGCGCGACGCAGACTCACATCTCGCTGTTCGACGGCTCCAATTGCGGCATCCAGCTCGACGGCAAGCCGGTATTCTCGGTGCAGTACCACCCCGAGGCTTCGCCGGGCCCGCGCGACTCGCACTATCTGTTCCAGCGCTTTGCCGATCTGATGCGGCAGAAGAAGAGCGCGTAA
- a CDS encoding MarR family winged helix-turn-helix transcriptional regulator → MAKTSQAAGLHRASLAKLHDLDAALELMYYGWRGMTLEADDYLAKQGLSRPHHRILYVVARRPDIAIGALIEILGISKQALNRPLNLLLERKLLTSKRSPEQHRSKLLRLTEAGQRIEQRASDHERKVLREAFDRVGVSGAAAWMGVMEAIADNN, encoded by the coding sequence ATGGCAAAGACCTCTCAAGCCGCGGGGCTCCACCGCGCTTCATTGGCTAAGCTCCACGATCTCGATGCGGCGCTGGAGCTGATGTATTACGGCTGGCGCGGCATGACGCTGGAGGCCGACGATTATCTTGCGAAGCAGGGCCTGTCGCGTCCGCACCATCGCATCCTCTATGTCGTGGCGCGCCGGCCCGACATCGCGATCGGCGCGCTGATCGAGATCCTCGGCATTTCCAAGCAGGCTCTCAACCGGCCGCTCAATCTGCTCCTGGAGCGCAAGCTCCTGACGTCGAAGCGCTCGCCCGAGCAGCATCGCTCCAAACTGCTGCGCCTGACCGAAGCGGGGCAGCGCATCGAGCAAAGGGCGTCGGACCACGAACGCAAGGTGCTGCGCGAGGCGTTCGATCGCGTCGGGGTATCAGGTGCGGCGGCATGGATGGGCGTCATGGAGGCGATCGCCGACAACAACTGA
- a CDS encoding SRPBCC family protein, with amino-acid sequence MNLDQFKPLTVYTIYIASTPEKVWQALTSAEFSRQYFFGNAVEVEPRLGGAFTVRTPDGALHISGEVLAYDPPRKLAVTFNVNWPELVEKLGPTLVTYEIEQVGDAVRLTMSEGHDRPLSDDILAGGRSGWPAILSSLKSVLETGQPLVVKLGPPQRMLDALKAMGIKTP; translated from the coding sequence ATGAACCTCGATCAGTTCAAGCCGCTCACGGTCTATACCATCTACATCGCCTCGACGCCGGAGAAGGTATGGCAGGCGCTGACCTCGGCGGAGTTCAGCCGGCAGTATTTCTTCGGCAATGCCGTCGAGGTCGAGCCGCGGCTCGGCGGCGCCTTCACCGTGCGCACGCCTGACGGCGCGCTGCACATCAGCGGCGAGGTTCTCGCCTACGACCCGCCGCGCAAGCTCGCGGTCACGTTCAACGTGAACTGGCCCGAGCTGGTCGAGAAGCTCGGCCCGACGCTCGTCACCTACGAGATCGAACAGGTCGGCGATGCGGTCCGGCTTACCATGAGCGAGGGCCATGACCGCCCGCTGAGTGACGACATCCTCGCAGGCGGGCGCTCCGGCTGGCCGGCGATCCTGTCCAGCCTCAAGAGCGTGCTCGAGACCGGCCAGCCGCTGGTCGTCAAGCTGGGCCCGCCGCAGCGGATGCTCGATGCGCTGAAGGCGATGGGGATCAAGACGCCGTAG
- a CDS encoding nuclear transport factor 2 family protein: protein MNRAAAEPFVAAWCANWRRVDIDAVVAHFADDAQMRSPLALTLTGSPTVIGAENIRAYWRKAYGHIEGADLKILSWSWDDAIARLTVWWQLGDTRASEFMDFDDAGRVVRSEAFYGK, encoded by the coding sequence ATGAATCGCGCGGCCGCCGAACCCTTTGTAGCGGCATGGTGCGCGAACTGGCGCAGGGTGGATATCGACGCGGTCGTTGCCCATTTCGCCGACGATGCGCAGATGCGTAGCCCTCTTGCGCTCACATTGACGGGCTCTCCCACGGTCATCGGCGCCGAGAACATCCGCGCCTATTGGCGGAAGGCCTATGGTCACATCGAAGGCGCGGACCTGAAGATCCTGAGCTGGAGCTGGGACGACGCCATCGCGCGGCTGACGGTGTGGTGGCAGCTCGGCGACACGCGGGCCAGCGAATTCATGGATTTCGACGATGCGGGCCGTGTGGTGCGCAGCGAAGCTTTTTACGGAAAATGA
- a CDS encoding epoxide hydrolase family protein gives MTAIKPFRIAISDDILADLKSRLARTRWPEAELVDDWSQGAPLKWIREICSHWANGYDWRAREAKLNRFEQFTTEIDGLDIHFIHVRSKEANALPLIITHGWPGSIVEFQKVIAPLVDPAAHGGNPADAFHVVCPSLPGFGFSAKPKTTGWGVDRIAATWAKLMDRLGYARYGAQGGDWGSAVTTSLGAQDAAHCAGIHITLSFNAPPRVEGEPTAEEKRALAGLKHYVDLDSGYSKQQSTRPQTLGYGLTDSPSGQAAWILEKFWAWTDCDGHPENIFTRDELLDNVMLYWATETATSSARLYWESFGKRRTTPVVKVPTGVAAFPKEIITPVRSWMEPNFPNITYWSEMEKGGHFAAFEQPELFVRDVRTFFATLR, from the coding sequence ATGACCGCCATCAAGCCGTTCCGCATCGCCATTAGTGATGACATCCTCGCCGATCTCAAGTCGCGCCTCGCCCGCACGCGTTGGCCGGAGGCGGAGCTGGTGGACGACTGGAGCCAGGGCGCGCCGCTGAAATGGATCCGGGAGATCTGCAGCCATTGGGCGAACGGTTACGACTGGCGGGCGCGCGAAGCGAAGCTCAACCGCTTCGAGCAGTTCACCACCGAGATCGACGGGCTCGACATCCATTTCATCCATGTTCGTTCGAAGGAAGCAAACGCGCTGCCGCTGATCATCACCCATGGCTGGCCCGGCTCGATCGTCGAATTCCAGAAAGTGATCGCGCCGCTGGTCGATCCTGCCGCGCATGGCGGCAATCCCGCGGATGCGTTTCACGTGGTCTGCCCGTCGCTGCCGGGCTTCGGTTTCTCCGCCAAGCCGAAGACCACCGGCTGGGGCGTCGACCGCATCGCCGCGACCTGGGCGAAGCTGATGGACCGGCTTGGTTATGCGCGCTACGGCGCGCAGGGCGGCGATTGGGGCTCGGCGGTGACGACCTCGCTCGGCGCGCAGGATGCCGCGCACTGCGCCGGCATCCACATCACGCTGTCCTTCAATGCGCCGCCGCGCGTCGAGGGCGAGCCGACGGCGGAAGAGAAGCGTGCGCTCGCCGGCCTCAAGCATTATGTCGATCTCGATTCCGGCTATTCCAAGCAGCAATCGACGCGGCCGCAGACGCTCGGTTATGGCCTGACGGATTCGCCGAGCGGGCAGGCGGCCTGGATCCTGGAAAAGTTCTGGGCCTGGACCGATTGCGACGGCCATCCCGAGAATATCTTCACCAGGGACGAGCTGCTCGACAACGTCATGCTGTACTGGGCGACGGAAACGGCGACCTCCTCTGCGCGTCTCTATTGGGAAAGCTTCGGCAAGCGGCGGACGACGCCGGTGGTCAAGGTGCCGACGGGCGTCGCCGCATTCCCCAAGGAGATCATCACGCCGGTGCGGAGCTGGATGGAGCCGAACTTCCCCAACATTACATATTGGAGCGAGATGGAGAAAGGCGGCCATTTCGCCGCCTTCGAGCAGCCGGAGCTGTTCGTGCGCGATGTCAGGACGTTCTTCGCAACGCTGCGGTAA
- a CDS encoding N-formylglutamate amidohydrolase, producing the protein MTLDTAEAADQILGAGDIAPVHEVNAEGQSPFLLTSDHYGRVLPRALGNLGVAESELVRHIGWDIGIAGVAERLARMLDAHLIAQRYSRLVIDCNRPPAAASSIPVISEATAIPRNEGISQWEREARRREIFAPYHDRIDTAINRRLHDERPTILVSLHSFTPVYAGVARPWHIGALYNRDTVLQQLLLKHLRSESDLVVGDNEPYAVNDLTDYTIPVHGEARGLVNTGIEIRQDLIADQSGQQQWAERLARIFAEIEMELKAQLPI; encoded by the coding sequence ATGACTCTCGACACAGCTGAGGCGGCCGATCAGATCCTCGGCGCGGGCGACATTGCGCCCGTGCACGAGGTGAATGCGGAGGGACAATCGCCCTTCCTGCTCACCTCGGATCACTACGGGCGGGTGTTGCCGCGCGCGCTCGGCAATCTCGGCGTCGCGGAAAGCGAGCTTGTCAGGCACATCGGCTGGGACATCGGCATCGCCGGCGTCGCCGAGCGCTTGGCAAGAATGCTCGACGCGCATCTGATCGCGCAGCGCTATTCGCGGCTCGTGATCGACTGCAACCGCCCGCCTGCCGCGGCGAGCTCGATCCCGGTCATCTCCGAAGCCACCGCGATCCCGCGTAACGAGGGGATTTCGCAATGGGAGCGCGAGGCGCGGCGACGCGAGATCTTCGCGCCCTATCATGATCGCATCGATACCGCGATCAACCGCCGTCTGCACGACGAGCGGCCGACGATACTGGTCTCGCTGCACAGCTTCACGCCGGTCTATGCCGGCGTGGCGCGGCCCTGGCACATCGGCGCGCTGTACAACCGCGACACCGTGCTGCAGCAGCTGCTGTTGAAACATCTCCGGAGCGAGAGCGATCTCGTCGTCGGCGACAACGAGCCCTATGCGGTGAACGACCTCACCGACTACACCATTCCCGTGCACGGCGAGGCGCGCGGCCTCGTCAACACCGGCATCGAGATCCGCCAGGATCTCATCGCCGACCAGTCCGGCCAGCAGCAATGGGCCGAACGGCTGGCGCGGATCTTTGCCGAGATCGAAATGGAGCTGAAGGCGCAGCTGCCGATTTGA
- a CDS encoding LVIVD repeat-containing protein, translating into MFRCVPTAALLVFFAGSTAVHAQKQQMIGAPPEASNMKLVGMNDLQGRSAYQPTIHHQGDRWIAYIGHHGGTDDVPNPVNPITGKAEPNGTSIVDVTDPARPKYLRHLPGQEGKYESGGAQMVRVCDGKALPKGDPNAVYMLRTFGSEAHEIWNVTDPASPVLLTRIGGLKDTHKSWWECDTGIAFLVSGAPDWRTRRMTQVYDLSDPAHPQKIRDFGLPGQEPGATGAVPTELHGPISTGPNGNRVYFGYGTNKGGMLQIVDREKLLSGPKEPTPDNLRYPEIARMPMSAFNGAHTTFPMLDMPIAEFAEDKDGKMRDIVMIVDEAILNECGEARQMVWFADVTTETRPMMISSYTVPEASGQFCQRGGRFGAHSSNESMAPVYYRKMAFIAFFNAGVRALDIRDPYHPREVGHFIPSITAATDKRCIPIEGGERCKVAIQTNNVETDDRGYIYIVDRANTGLHILELTGPARTVAGLPRN; encoded by the coding sequence ATGTTCCGTTGCGTCCCGACTGCTGCCTTGCTCGTTTTTTTCGCTGGCAGCACGGCCGTTCACGCCCAGAAACAGCAGATGATCGGCGCGCCTCCGGAAGCGTCCAACATGAAGCTGGTCGGCATGAACGACCTTCAGGGGCGCAGCGCCTATCAGCCGACGATCCATCACCAGGGCGATCGCTGGATCGCCTATATCGGCCATCACGGCGGCACCGACGACGTGCCCAACCCCGTCAACCCGATAACGGGCAAGGCCGAGCCGAACGGGACGTCCATCGTCGACGTCACCGATCCCGCGCGTCCAAAATATCTGCGGCACCTGCCGGGGCAGGAAGGCAAGTACGAATCCGGCGGCGCGCAGATGGTGCGGGTCTGCGACGGCAAGGCGTTGCCGAAGGGCGATCCGAACGCGGTCTACATGCTGCGCACTTTCGGCAGCGAGGCGCACGAGATCTGGAACGTCACTGATCCCGCCAGCCCCGTGCTCCTCACCCGCATCGGCGGCTTGAAGGACACGCACAAGAGCTGGTGGGAGTGCGACACCGGCATTGCCTTCCTCGTCTCGGGCGCGCCGGACTGGCGCACGCGACGCATGACGCAGGTTTACGATCTCTCCGATCCCGCGCATCCGCAGAAAATCCGCGACTTCGGCCTGCCGGGCCAGGAGCCGGGCGCGACCGGCGCGGTGCCGACCGAATTGCACGGGCCGATCTCGACCGGTCCGAACGGCAACCGCGTCTATTTCGGCTACGGCACCAACAAGGGCGGTATGCTGCAGATCGTCGATCGCGAGAAGCTCTTGAGCGGGCCGAAGGAGCCGACGCCGGACAATCTGCGCTATCCCGAGATCGCGCGCATGCCGATGTCCGCCTTCAACGGCGCGCACACGACATTCCCGATGCTGGACATGCCCATCGCCGAATTCGCCGAGGACAAGGACGGCAAGATGCGTGACATCGTCATGATCGTGGACGAGGCGATCCTGAACGAATGCGGCGAGGCGCGGCAGATGGTGTGGTTCGCCGACGTCACCACCGAGACGCGGCCGATGATGATCTCGAGCTATACGGTGCCGGAGGCGAGCGGGCAGTTCTGCCAGCGCGGCGGCCGCTTCGGCGCGCATTCCTCCAACGAAAGCATGGCGCCGGTCTACTACAGGAAGATGGCCTTCATCGCGTTCTTCAATGCCGGCGTGCGCGCGCTCGACATCCGCGATCCCTATCACCCCAGGGAGGTCGGCCATTTCATTCCGTCGATCACTGCCGCCACCGACAAGCGCTGCATCCCGATCGAGGGCGGCGAGCGCTGCAAGGTCGCGATCCAGACCAACAATGTCGAGACGGACGATCGTGGCTACATCTACATCGTCGATCGTGCCAACACGGGTTTGCATATTCTCGAGCTGACAGGACCGGCGCGCACTGTCGCCGGCCTGCCGAGGAACTGA
- a CDS encoding GatB/YqeY domain-containing protein — translation MLRDDINNAVKEAMKAKDERKLSTLRMVNSTIKNADIDARGNGKPPLSDADLLAVLQKMIKQRQEAVELYDKGGRAELAAQEREEIAVISAYLPKQMADDEVKNAIADAIAETGASGMKDMGKVIAVLRAKYAGQMDFGKASGLVKAALSG, via the coding sequence ATGCTGCGCGACGACATCAACAATGCTGTCAAGGAGGCCATGAAGGCCAAGGACGAGCGCAAGCTGTCCACGCTGCGCATGGTCAACTCGACCATCAAGAACGCGGACATCGACGCCCGCGGCAACGGCAAGCCGCCGCTGTCGGATGCAGACCTGCTCGCCGTGCTGCAGAAGATGATCAAGCAGCGCCAGGAGGCGGTCGAGCTCTACGACAAGGGCGGCCGCGCCGAGCTCGCAGCCCAGGAGCGCGAGGAGATCGCGGTGATCTCGGCCTATTTGCCGAAGCAGATGGCGGACGACGAGGTGAAGAACGCAATCGCGGACGCCATCGCCGAAACGGGCGCGAGCGGCATGAAGGACATGGGCAAGGTGATTGCGGTGTTGCGGGCGAAGTACGCGGGACAGATGGATTTCGGCAAGGCCAGCGGTTTGGTGAAGGCGGCGCTGTCTGGTTGA
- a CDS encoding SRPBCC family protein, with the protein MSKPEFVYVTYIETTAEELWQALTSSEFTKQYWFGAEVRSDWKVGSPFALLLDGEVTDSGEILEADPPRRLSYSFKHHKFEELRGEPISRVVFTLEPFGPLVRLTVLHDGFVEGGKYLGAVSNGWPAILSGLKSLLERGKVLAIPRAALNKGFDAK; encoded by the coding sequence ATGAGTAAGCCGGAATTCGTCTACGTGACCTATATCGAGACCACAGCAGAGGAGCTGTGGCAGGCGCTGACGTCGAGCGAATTCACGAAGCAATATTGGTTCGGCGCCGAAGTCCGGTCCGACTGGAAAGTCGGCTCGCCCTTCGCGCTCCTGCTCGACGGCGAAGTCACCGATTCCGGCGAGATCCTCGAGGCCGATCCGCCGCGGCGCCTGTCCTACAGCTTCAAGCACCACAAGTTCGAGGAACTGCGCGGTGAACCAATATCGCGCGTCGTCTTCACGCTCGAGCCTTTCGGCCCGCTCGTGCGTTTGACCGTGCTGCATGACGGATTCGTCGAAGGCGGCAAATATCTCGGCGCCGTCTCCAATGGCTGGCCCGCGATCCTGTCCGGGCTCAAGAGCCTGCTGGAGAGAGGCAAGGTGCTCGCCATTCCGCGCGCGGCGCTCAACAAGGGATTCGACGCAAAATGA